From the genome of Polyangiaceae bacterium, one region includes:
- a CDS encoding serine protein kinase PrkA, whose product MQRRFQTGRRLLSFQEYLELFAADPARHGRDAARYVRDMFDHFGTYTVKMPWGESLRWRLFDLPWEPEPVRPENGGKRQTFHGRDAALVGHEELQAEIYRVLSNFVQEGRANRLVLMHGPNGSAKSTVAGCILRALEHYSTLDEGALYRFHWVFPTRKTTRGAIGFGGEGILSPTATFAHLDDTQIDARLVIELRDHPLFLLPVPERRALVQKLYDDAGISEPPPDWLMSGKLSHKNQQVVEALLVSYEGSFADVLRHVQVERWFISRRYRTGAVTIGPELSVDASERQITADRSLAALPTALQARTLFEAHGEIVEAAGGVLEFSDLLKRPIDAFRYLQLTLETGEVSLPQQTIQTNVVMIGSANDVHLNAFREHPEFPSFRGRFELLRAPYLRRWIDEKRIYDAQIVPFVNRHVAPHATRVAAQFAVLTRMRQPDAKRYPEALAPIVSSLTAAEKLEMYATGTPPDRLDGDSQKLLRANVRALYHESDSTLDFEGRSGVSPREMRTLLLDAAQAHDSACLSPFAVLSEIDELCKRTSEYEWLKERALAGGYHDHKLFRDAVRSRLLDTLEEEMRAASGIVDETRYGELFDRYIQHVGAWVKGEKLRNPHTGDSEPADDRMMREIEGLIGVRNKYDEHRKGLISMIAAWAIDHPGERVVNSVVFPHQLRKLREAFFADRRKSVALLCRDLVVILRDRVSRGSTAEPPVQNNLREEQRKNALAAFGRLVAMGYCEHCALEAGSALLRARFGELVT is encoded by the coding sequence ATACAGCGCCGTTTCCAGACGGGTCGGCGCCTCTTGTCGTTTCAGGAATACCTCGAGCTCTTCGCGGCCGACCCAGCTCGGCATGGCCGTGATGCTGCTCGCTACGTGCGCGACATGTTCGATCATTTCGGCACGTACACGGTCAAGATGCCGTGGGGTGAAAGCCTGCGTTGGCGCCTTTTCGATTTGCCGTGGGAGCCCGAACCGGTTCGTCCGGAAAACGGTGGGAAGCGACAAACCTTCCACGGTCGTGACGCGGCGCTCGTCGGACACGAAGAGCTTCAAGCCGAGATCTACCGCGTGCTGTCGAACTTCGTGCAAGAGGGGCGAGCCAATCGACTCGTGTTGATGCACGGGCCGAACGGTTCAGCCAAGAGCACCGTTGCGGGCTGCATCCTTCGCGCGCTCGAACACTACTCGACGCTCGACGAAGGCGCGCTCTACCGCTTTCACTGGGTTTTCCCAACGCGCAAAACGACGCGTGGAGCCATCGGGTTTGGCGGCGAGGGGATCCTTTCGCCGACTGCGACGTTCGCGCATCTCGACGACACGCAGATCGATGCGCGCCTCGTCATCGAGCTGCGCGACCATCCGCTTTTTCTGTTGCCGGTGCCCGAACGTCGCGCGCTCGTGCAGAAGCTCTATGACGACGCCGGTATCAGCGAACCGCCGCCCGACTGGCTCATGAGCGGCAAACTTTCGCACAAGAACCAACAGGTCGTCGAAGCGCTGCTCGTTTCCTACGAAGGCTCGTTCGCGGATGTTTTGCGACACGTGCAGGTCGAGCGTTGGTTCATTTCGCGACGGTACCGCACGGGAGCGGTAACGATTGGCCCCGAGCTCAGCGTCGACGCAAGCGAGCGGCAGATTACGGCGGATCGATCACTCGCTGCGCTCCCCACGGCGCTTCAAGCTCGAACGCTGTTCGAAGCGCATGGGGAGATCGTCGAAGCGGCCGGGGGCGTGCTGGAATTCAGCGATCTGCTCAAGCGCCCCATCGACGCGTTCCGCTACTTGCAGCTCACGCTGGAAACGGGCGAGGTGAGTTTGCCTCAACAAACCATCCAGACCAACGTCGTGATGATTGGCAGCGCGAACGACGTGCACCTCAACGCGTTCCGCGAGCATCCTGAGTTCCCGAGTTTCCGAGGGCGTTTCGAGCTTTTACGCGCGCCGTATTTGCGTCGTTGGATTGACGAGAAGCGGATCTACGACGCGCAGATCGTTCCGTTCGTGAATCGGCACGTGGCTCCGCATGCGACCCGCGTGGCAGCTCAGTTCGCGGTGCTCACGCGCATGCGTCAGCCCGATGCGAAGCGTTATCCGGAAGCACTTGCGCCCATCGTTTCATCGCTCACGGCAGCCGAGAAGCTCGAGATGTATGCGACGGGCACGCCACCCGACAGGCTCGATGGCGACTCGCAAAAACTGCTTCGTGCAAACGTTCGCGCGCTCTACCACGAGAGCGATTCGACGCTCGACTTCGAGGGGCGTTCGGGGGTTTCTCCGCGCGAGATGCGCACACTGCTGCTCGATGCTGCACAGGCGCACGATTCGGCGTGCTTGTCGCCATTCGCCGTGCTGTCGGAGATCGACGAGCTTTGCAAGCGCACGAGTGAATACGAGTGGCTGAAGGAACGAGCGCTCGCGGGCGGATACCACGATCACAAGCTCTTCCGCGATGCCGTGCGATCGAGGCTGCTCGACACGCTCGAGGAAGAGATGCGCGCGGCGAGCGGAATCGTCGATGAGACACGCTACGGCGAGCTATTCGACCGGTACATCCAACACGTGGGGGCTTGGGTGAAGGGCGAGAAGCTTCGCAATCCGCACACGGGTGACTCCGAGCCTGCGGATGATCGCATGATGCGCGAGATCGAGGGGCTGATCGGCGTACGAAACAAGTACGACGAACACCGCAAGGGACTCATCTCCATGATTGCCGCATGGGCGATCGATCATCCGGGAGAGCGCGTCGTGAACTCGGTGGTTTTTCCGCACCAACTACGAAAATTGCGCGAAGCGTTCTTTGCGGACAGGCGCAAATCAGTTGCCCTTTTGTGCCGAGACCTCGTCGTGATTCTGCGTGATCGGGTGTCTCGAGGTTCTACGGCGGAACCTCCGGTGCAAAACAACCTGCGTGAAGAGCAGCGGAAGAACGCGCTGGCCGCGTTTGGGCGTCTCGTGGCGATGGGCTACTGTGAGCATTGCGCGCTCGAGGCCGGCAGTGCTCTCCTGCGCGCGCGCTTCGGCGAGCTCGTCACGTGA